A stretch of the Actinomyces qiguomingii genome encodes the following:
- a CDS encoding transposase family protein, translating to MNASTKLDRHQLQDLCAILHNQGDLPVAGSRVLGLYQRIKLTVMALRHNTSQELLAEFFDISQPTASRIISSYTALIADALGHNVPTVEDIDPTQTLIIDGTVLKTWDWKGVPGLFSGKYRTTGLNVQVACTPSGAIAWVGDPLPGATHDAAALRASGLLDVPPHHLPQGLGKVGVWLGGC from the coding sequence ATGAATGCTAGCACGAAGCTCGACCGCCACCAGCTTCAGGACCTGTGCGCCATCTTGCACAACCAGGGGGACCTGCCGGTGGCCGGCTCCCGGGTCCTGGGCCTGTACCAGCGCATCAAGCTGACCGTGATGGCCCTGCGGCACAACACCAGCCAGGAGCTGCTGGCCGAGTTCTTCGACATCTCCCAGCCCACCGCCTCCCGCATCATCAGCTCCTACACCGCTCTCATTGCCGATGCCCTGGGACACAACGTGCCCACAGTGGAGGACATCGACCCCACTCAAACCCTGATCATTGACGGCACCGTGCTGAAAACCTGGGACTGGAAGGGCGTGCCGGGCTTGTTCTCGGGCAAGTACCGCACCACCGGGCTGAACGTGCAGGTGGCCTGCACCCCCTCCGGGGCGATCGCCTGGGTGGGCGACCCGCTGCCCGGCGCCACGCATGACGCCGCCGCACTGCGCGCCAGCGGCCTACTGGACGTCCCGCCCCACCACCTGCCCCAGGGGCTCGGCAAAGTTGGTGTGTGGTTAGGGGGTTGTTAG
- a CDS encoding DUF4235 domain-containing protein, with the protein MKNSLGWTAASALTLLASSAIAEKAVAAGWKAVTGKPAPQDEDQVLSYRLGEVIAFALVSGAVMTLTRQLTLRQAAKIHARRSGVVPGVGGATALEA; encoded by the coding sequence ATGAAGAACAGTCTCGGTTGGACAGCCGCATCCGCCCTCACCCTCCTGGCCTCCAGCGCCATAGCCGAGAAGGCTGTGGCCGCGGGATGGAAGGCCGTCACCGGTAAACCTGCGCCGCAGGACGAGGACCAGGTGCTCAGCTACCGGCTCGGTGAGGTAATCGCCTTCGCGCTGGTTTCGGGCGCAGTTATGACACTGACCCGGCAGCTGACGCTGCGCCAGGCCGCCAAGATCCATGCCCGTCGCAGCGGGGTCGTGCCGGGCGTGGGCGGGGCGACGGCGCTGGAGGCTTGA
- a CDS encoding transposase family protein yields MPTPCHLPDGATAALHIGDKGYIGLGMITPVKKQPGGPLPEADRAYNTSINRIRYVVERAIANLKTWRTLHTGYRRPIQTFPQTITATLALIFTYTP; encoded by the coding sequence TTGCCGACCCCCTGCCACCTGCCCGACGGCGCCACTGCCGCCCTCCATATCGGAGACAAGGGCTATATCGGGCTGGGCATGATCACCCCGGTCAAAAAGCAGCCCGGAGGGCCCCTGCCAGAGGCCGACAGGGCCTACAACACCTCCATCAACCGCATCCGCTACGTAGTAGAAAGAGCCATCGCCAACCTCAAGACCTGGCGCACCCTGCACACCGGCTACCGCCGCCCCATACAAACCTTCCCACAAACCATCACCGCCACACTCGCACTCATATTCACATACACCCCATGA
- a CDS encoding helix-turn-helix domain-containing protein has protein sequence MSPRRKNNDHHEPDDPDIAQAMRARRQELGLSVSAMAARAGVSEQTWRNYEYGRTQVRGDKQMGVWEALEWEPPTHWKDLAGLRAILQAGTTSAGPGGAMPMGSGSFGPGFDIPDEAFAAFEDLDPEELAAQAAADLPVPDWDDIPTVLSEVYSQRLARTLGEDAARCFALGVLLYDMSITENLESMAELPRGTHLGELDDTHIGSTLPQLWLTRYDYEFVFQLRESFRDMTRRLVSGVTTDDDPMACTIAEILVLHDVFNLGGTIAASRGAGIDEDRWEGWVDALSGPDRPAHMLVAMGMIPPADAPEHFDNWFKPLPGPFTPDWGGAQDGAGATTAADRGDATVTPLRRGH, from the coding sequence ATGAGCCCACGCCGCAAGAACAACGATCACCACGAGCCCGACGATCCCGACATTGCCCAGGCGATGCGAGCGCGCCGGCAGGAACTCGGGCTGAGCGTGTCGGCGATGGCCGCACGCGCCGGTGTATCCGAGCAGACCTGGCGCAACTACGAATATGGTCGCACCCAGGTGCGAGGCGACAAGCAGATGGGCGTGTGGGAGGCCCTCGAATGGGAGCCGCCCACCCATTGGAAGGATCTGGCTGGCCTCCGCGCCATCCTGCAGGCAGGCACCACGTCGGCTGGTCCTGGCGGCGCGATGCCAATGGGCTCGGGCAGCTTCGGCCCCGGCTTCGACATTCCGGACGAGGCCTTCGCCGCCTTCGAAGACCTCGATCCTGAGGAACTCGCGGCTCAGGCCGCGGCCGACCTACCCGTCCCCGACTGGGACGACATCCCCACCGTCCTGTCCGAGGTCTACTCCCAGCGGCTGGCACGCACACTCGGGGAGGACGCCGCCCGCTGCTTCGCCCTAGGGGTTCTCCTGTATGACATGTCCATTACCGAAAACCTCGAGAGCATGGCGGAACTGCCGCGCGGAACCCACCTGGGCGAACTCGATGATACCCACATCGGCTCCACCCTGCCGCAGCTATGGCTGACCCGCTACGACTACGAGTTCGTCTTCCAGCTGCGCGAATCCTTCCGCGACATGACCAGGCGGTTGGTTTCCGGCGTCACGACCGACGATGATCCCATGGCCTGCACAATCGCCGAGATTCTTGTGCTCCACGACGTGTTCAACCTCGGCGGCACCATCGCCGCCTCCCGCGGCGCCGGCATCGACGAGGACCGTTGGGAGGGCTGGGTGGACGCCCTGTCCGGCCCTGATCGGCCTGCCCACATGCTGGTAGCCATGGGCATGATTCCGCCGGCTGACGCTCCCGAGCATTTCGACAACTGGTTCAAGCCGCTGCCCGGCCCCTTCACTCCGGATTGGGGCGGCGCGCAAGACGGCGCCGGGGCGACGACGGCGGCAGACCGGGGTGACGCTACCGTCACCCCGCTGCGCCGCGGCCACTGA
- a CDS encoding IS630 family transposase, which produces MTRSCFARGEKSQIQALDRTMAVLPMQPGLIERRSSDYVRHGTTTLFAALEIATGKVNAVTRPRHRHEEFLAFLRQVDRAYKDAVDPDTGERVQLHLVMDNYATHKHKDVRAWLEGRPHIHVHFTPTHASWMNLVEVWFSLIERQAIRRGVFKSVQDLNNKLRAYITGWNKRAHPFTQGVGKVGVWVGGC; this is translated from the coding sequence ATAACGCGATCGTGCTTTGCGCGGGGCGAGAAGTCCCAGATCCAGGCACTGGACCGCACCATGGCGGTCCTGCCCATGCAGCCCGGGCTGATCGAGCGCCGCAGCAGCGACTACGTCCGGCACGGCACCACCACCCTGTTCGCGGCGCTGGAGATCGCCACCGGCAAGGTCAACGCCGTCACCAGGCCCCGCCACCGCCACGAGGAGTTCCTTGCCTTCCTGCGGCAGGTGGACAGGGCCTACAAGGACGCCGTCGACCCGGACACCGGAGAACGCGTCCAGCTGCACCTGGTCATGGACAACTACGCCACCCACAAGCACAAGGACGTGCGCGCCTGGCTGGAGGGCCGCCCCCACATACATGTCCACTTCACCCCCACCCACGCCTCCTGGATGAACCTCGTGGAGGTCTGGTTCTCCCTGATCGAGCGCCAGGCCATACGCCGCGGCGTCTTCAAGTCCGTGCAGGACCTGAACAACAAGCTCCGCGCCTACATCACCGGCTGGAACAAACGCGCCCACCCATTCACCCAGGGGGTCGGCAAAGTCGGTGTCTGGGTTGGGGGTTGTTAG
- the drmB gene encoding DUF1998 domain-containing protein, with product MSTSELIAVGGGTSPLDDAEALAEKLRRKNFAKVGSARPSSLLYTYGPGAIIDLPHFTIMPSGLDDWERIWARRQGTVPEIHAPRLLESVQLQLGPQVTELRPFPHQPTENAFSREGSDLGVPARIFPQWLRCTGCDLLAPLTTFVVDPRGYANTHPYRPDEAVVQHVGCPGRVVKTGRGTRGKAGGTRRNRTSPCVPARYLLACPDGHLDEFPYDWWVHQGGRCPKAAVPVLEMTDTGAARGASATVKCRSCGARRPMNQAQGEVGRTHLPKCRGRLPHLDAFVKGGCEQETRLMLVGASNLWFPVTQSIVDMPRLDPAAQLKDDANQLRAALGEDLAAVSGNLTVLRIALKQNPSTGRLVELDDAALGDVVAAALGPPESEAEREERRRRWSPTELLVPEWRYLEQDPPEERHADEHSGLTVSPRAVPAGAGGPVPGVGRVLAVDRLRKVNALLGFTRIDDFDRIDDSGSRLVPLCRGGRPAWVPATEDRGEGVFLQLDEARVSSWEQRVEASELWERYVAAHKRNFERRYSETAKEMDHLERMHPARYWLVHTLAHALMRQMAMRSGYGAASLSERLYAWKAEGERPAAAGMLITTTASDSDGTLGGLVALSAPARLGEILDAALRGLMRCSSDPVCARRVPEDPEDFLHGAACHCCVMASETSCERANRFLDRRLVVPLPGAWRELAFFKDPR from the coding sequence ATGAGCACCAGTGAACTGATCGCCGTCGGCGGCGGCACCAGCCCCCTCGACGACGCCGAAGCGCTCGCCGAGAAACTGAGGCGGAAGAACTTCGCCAAGGTCGGCTCCGCCCGGCCCTCCAGCCTGCTGTACACCTACGGGCCGGGCGCCATCATCGACCTGCCCCACTTCACCATCATGCCCAGCGGCCTGGACGACTGGGAGCGCATCTGGGCCCGCAGACAGGGGACGGTGCCGGAAATTCATGCGCCCCGGCTACTGGAGAGCGTGCAACTGCAACTCGGCCCGCAGGTGACCGAGCTGCGGCCCTTCCCCCACCAGCCGACCGAGAACGCCTTCTCCCGGGAGGGCAGCGACCTGGGCGTGCCCGCGCGCATCTTCCCGCAGTGGCTGCGCTGCACCGGCTGCGACCTGCTGGCCCCGCTCACGACCTTCGTCGTCGACCCCCGCGGCTACGCAAACACACACCCCTACCGGCCCGACGAGGCGGTTGTGCAGCATGTCGGCTGCCCGGGGAGGGTGGTGAAGACCGGCCGCGGGACTCGGGGCAAGGCGGGCGGGACCCGCAGGAACCGCACCAGCCCATGCGTGCCCGCCCGCTACCTGCTGGCCTGCCCCGACGGCCACCTGGACGAGTTCCCCTACGACTGGTGGGTGCACCAGGGCGGCAGATGCCCCAAGGCCGCGGTGCCGGTGCTGGAGATGACCGACACCGGCGCCGCCCGCGGCGCCAGCGCCACCGTGAAGTGCCGCTCATGCGGGGCGCGGCGTCCCATGAACCAGGCTCAGGGCGAGGTGGGTCGCACCCACCTGCCCAAGTGCCGTGGCCGCCTGCCGCACCTGGACGCCTTCGTCAAGGGCGGCTGCGAGCAGGAGACGCGGCTGATGCTGGTGGGCGCCTCGAACCTCTGGTTCCCCGTCACCCAGTCGATCGTCGACATGCCCCGCCTCGACCCGGCTGCCCAGCTGAAGGATGACGCGAACCAGCTCCGGGCTGCGTTGGGGGAGGACCTTGCCGCTGTCAGCGGCAACCTGACAGTGCTGCGCATTGCGCTCAAGCAGAATCCCTCAACCGGGCGGCTGGTGGAGCTTGACGACGCGGCGCTCGGCGACGTGGTCGCCGCCGCGCTGGGGCCGCCGGAGTCCGAGGCGGAGCGGGAGGAGCGCCGTCGCCGGTGGAGCCCCACCGAACTGCTGGTGCCGGAATGGCGCTACCTGGAGCAGGACCCGCCCGAGGAGCGGCACGCCGATGAGCACAGTGGCCTGACCGTTTCCCCGCGGGCCGTGCCTGCAGGCGCGGGCGGCCCGGTTCCTGGTGTGGGGCGGGTGCTCGCCGTCGACCGGCTCCGCAAGGTCAACGCACTGCTGGGCTTCACTCGCATTGACGACTTCGACCGCATCGACGACTCCGGCTCCCGGCTGGTGCCGCTGTGCCGCGGCGGGCGCCCGGCCTGGGTACCCGCCACCGAGGACCGCGGCGAGGGCGTGTTCCTGCAACTGGATGAGGCGCGGGTTTCCTCCTGGGAGCAGCGGGTGGAGGCCAGTGAGCTGTGGGAGCGGTACGTGGCCGCGCACAAGCGCAACTTCGAGCGCCGCTACTCCGAGACCGCCAAGGAGATGGACCACCTGGAGCGTATGCACCCGGCCCGCTACTGGCTGGTGCACACGCTCGCGCACGCGCTCATGCGGCAGATGGCCATGCGTTCTGGCTACGGGGCCGCCAGCCTCAGCGAGCGCCTGTACGCCTGGAAGGCCGAGGGTGAGAGACCCGCCGCCGCAGGCATGCTCATCACCACCACGGCATCCGACTCTGACGGCACGCTCGGCGGTCTGGTGGCGTTGAGTGCCCCAGCGCGTCTGGGTGAGATTCTCGACGCCGCCCTGCGCGGGCTCATGCGCTGCTCCTCCGATCCGGTGTGCGCCAGGCGCGTGCCGGAGGACCCCGAGGACTTCCTGCACGGTGCCGCCTGCCACTGCTGCGTCATGGCCTCGGAGACCTCCTGCGAACGAGCCAACCGCTTCCTCGACCGCCGCTTGGTGGTGCCGCTGCCCGGGGCTTGGCGTGAGCTGGCCTTCTTCAAGGACCCGCGGTGA
- a CDS encoding ISAs1 family transposase, which produces MSSSTTPALSRQPLTGVFATVPDPRDRRGCRHRLDVVLALAAVGVLAGCRTLLAIWEHAQDLTGGQLQQLGLPQDRGIPSESTIRRALAGLDADDLDARIASWVLTRTGTIDGRRIIAVDGKTMRGAKPKNNNSGDGDDGGGGVPHLLAALDQGTGAVVAQQRVADKTSEIPALKQLLAPHDLTGAVVTADALHTQTDTAQWIRDRGADYLLTVKNNQPGLKAKLKALPWKDVPAVSGVDTSHGRRVRRTIKAVATPDWIEFPGAAQVLQVRRTRTTTKHQPDGSKKSKRTTEVVYLVCSIPPEQAPPEQVAAWIQGHWAIENRLHWVRDVTYDEDRHQLRTGSGPQVMATLRNLAISLIRTIYDDPATTSIASANRAMTRRPTKAIKLLTTP; this is translated from the coding sequence GTGTCATCATCCACCACTCCTGCCTTGTCGCGCCAGCCCCTGACAGGGGTGTTCGCCACTGTCCCGGACCCGCGTGATCGGCGCGGGTGCCGTCACCGACTCGATGTGGTGCTGGCTTTGGCGGCGGTGGGGGTGCTGGCCGGCTGCCGCACCCTGCTGGCGATCTGGGAGCACGCCCAGGACCTGACCGGCGGCCAACTACAGCAGCTGGGACTACCACAAGACCGGGGCATCCCGTCGGAGTCGACGATCCGCCGCGCCCTGGCCGGCCTGGACGCCGACGACCTTGACGCTCGGATCGCCTCGTGGGTGCTCACCCGCACCGGCACCATCGACGGACGCAGGATTATCGCGGTGGACGGCAAGACCATGCGCGGCGCCAAACCCAAGAACAACAACAGCGGAGACGGTGATGATGGTGGCGGTGGGGTGCCGCACCTGCTGGCGGCGCTGGACCAGGGCACCGGGGCGGTGGTGGCCCAGCAGCGCGTGGCCGACAAGACCAGTGAGATACCCGCCCTGAAACAGCTGCTGGCGCCCCATGACCTTACCGGCGCGGTCGTGACTGCTGACGCACTGCACACCCAGACCGACACAGCGCAGTGGATACGCGACCGGGGCGCCGACTACCTGCTGACGGTCAAGAACAACCAGCCCGGCCTCAAAGCCAAGCTCAAGGCCCTGCCCTGGAAGGACGTCCCCGCCGTGTCGGGGGTTGACACCTCCCACGGTAGACGGGTGCGCCGCACCATCAAAGCCGTGGCAACGCCGGACTGGATTGAGTTTCCCGGGGCGGCCCAAGTACTACAGGTACGCCGCACCCGCACCACCACCAAGCACCAGCCCGACGGCAGCAAGAAGTCCAAGCGCACCACCGAGGTCGTCTACCTGGTCTGCTCCATACCGCCCGAGCAGGCCCCGCCCGAGCAAGTCGCCGCCTGGATACAAGGCCACTGGGCGATAGAAAACCGACTCCACTGGGTACGGGACGTGACCTATGACGAGGACCGCCACCAACTGCGCACCGGCTCCGGGCCGCAGGTGATGGCCACCCTGCGGAACCTGGCCATAAGCCTGATCCGCACCATCTACGACGACCCGGCCACCACCAGCATCGCCTCAGCCAACCGGGCCATGACACGAAGACCCACCAAAGCCATCAAACTCCTAACAACCCCCTAA
- a CDS encoding Fic family protein produces the protein MSLFNDIIHDCLPDNAPPLSATRLKAQHARLMVGQPEKEDVVPGVFRTHDVLVGRYRGAPPEDCEYLVDRLCECLNNALSQLGDDPALRTPTAFILATLAHLHLTWIHPFGDGNGRMSRLLEFELLIRAGVPVPAAHLLSDHYNKTRDMYYSILEQTNVRPGYPAEDFVQYAAQGLVDGLREQIVQVQEMQLSGSSRLGV, from the coding sequence GTGTCTTTGTTCAACGACATCATTCACGACTGCCTGCCCGACAACGCCCCGCCGCTGTCAGCCACGCGATTAAAGGCTCAACACGCTCGCCTGATGGTAGGTCAGCCGGAGAAGGAGGACGTTGTTCCCGGTGTGTTCCGTACGCACGATGTGCTGGTCGGACGCTACCGCGGCGCGCCACCGGAAGACTGCGAGTATCTAGTCGATCGTCTATGCGAATGTCTGAACAACGCGCTGTCCCAGTTGGGCGACGACCCCGCCCTGCGGACGCCCACGGCCTTCATACTCGCCACGCTGGCCCACCTGCATTTGACTTGGATTCACCCCTTCGGCGACGGGAACGGACGCATGTCCCGTCTGCTGGAGTTTGAACTACTCATACGTGCTGGAGTTCCAGTACCCGCCGCCCATCTCTTATCCGATCACTACAACAAAACCCGCGACATGTACTACTCCATCTTGGAGCAGACCAACGTACGCCCCGGTTACCCGGCAGAGGACTTTGTCCAATATGCCGCCCAGGGCCTTGTGGATGGTCTACGCGAGCAGATCGTGCAAGTGCAGGAGATGCAGTTATCCGGCTCTTCGCGTTTAGGGGTGTAG
- a CDS encoding transposase family protein, which translates to MSSSPTAPLSRQPLIGVFKGVPDPRDRRGVRHRLDTVLALAAVGVLAGCRTLLAIWGTPAT; encoded by the coding sequence GTGTCATCATCCCCCACCGCCCCCTTGTCGCGCCAGCCCCTGATCGGAGTGTTCAAGGGTGTCCCGGACCCGCGTGATCGGCGCGGGGTGCGTCACCGCCTGGACACTGTGCTGGCTTTGGCGGCGGTGGGAGTGCTGGCCGGCTGCCGCACCCTGCTGGCGATCTGGGGCACGCCCGCGACCTGA
- a CDS encoding helix-turn-helix domain-containing protein, whose product MPPSFAEGLNRISLERGAYGTTSIEGNTLTEAEVRDIVEGRASIPPSRAYQRQEIENLVSRVVSSCTVGWVGSWGMVNRPAPGVLLREGDRGELEALVRSRSARAGLVRRARIVLLAADGLSNTEIARRVGAWRTTVIAWRGRYQRLGMDGLEDADRPGRPRKVDHAAIVSATLTPPPKSLGVAHWSTRLLAARLGVSAATVARARQGLRDQAVAGAVVPVFHRPRAGRQGHRHLRPVPGHQPRRAR is encoded by the coding sequence ATGCCCCCCTCGTTCGCAGAGGGGCTCAACCGGATCAGCCTGGAGCGTGGCGCATACGGCACAACCAGCATCGAAGGCAACACCCTGACCGAAGCCGAAGTACGCGACATCGTCGAAGGGCGAGCCAGCATTCCACCGTCGCGTGCGTATCAGCGCCAGGAGATCGAGAACCTAGTGTCGCGTGTCGTTAGTTCTTGTACGGTTGGTTGGGTGGGATCATGGGGCATGGTTAATCGTCCTGCTCCTGGTGTGTTGTTGCGTGAGGGTGATCGTGGCGAGTTGGAGGCATTGGTGCGTTCGCGCAGTGCGCGGGCGGGACTGGTGCGGCGGGCGCGGATCGTGCTTCTTGCCGCCGATGGGCTGTCCAATACTGAGATCGCACGCAGGGTGGGCGCCTGGCGTACCACCGTGATCGCGTGGCGCGGCCGCTACCAGCGCCTGGGCATGGACGGCCTGGAGGACGCTGATCGTCCGGGCCGGCCCCGCAAGGTCGATCACGCCGCGATCGTGTCCGCTACGCTGACCCCGCCGCCGAAGTCGTTGGGGGTGGCGCACTGGTCCACCCGGCTGCTGGCTGCCCGGCTGGGCGTGTCGGCGGCGACAGTGGCCAGGGCCCGCCAGGGCTTACGGGATCAAGCCGTGGCGGGAGCAGTCGTTCCGGTTTTCCACCGACCCCGAGCTGGTCGGCAAGGTCACCGACATCTGCGGCCTGTACCTGGGCACCAACCCCGACGTGCCAGATAA
- the drmC gene encoding DISARM system phospholipase D-like protein DrmC: MSGAGADGSGGDPGQEGEATRRDAVVDLGAALSGVEARAVAASVEAGETLTQALGAVEASHRRRVRELMGRAGLGTLERERTVAVLRAIEGALARPTSVAPVWTVPGGAGALGVTGHLTGLIHELVTRAYSSVTCSTYNIARSSALWEALKEVATRPEVSVRLYLDTDVADAEPKPWAPTTAQVARELRGAIVMRTRAGEDGKRPRNHAKFVVVDHQIVVVTSANVSRSAEEQNVELGLRLDEPLLARAIEDQMRALEPQVYERVGG; this comes from the coding sequence GTGAGCGGTGCCGGTGCCGACGGGAGCGGCGGGGACCCTGGGCAGGAGGGTGAGGCGACCCGGCGCGACGCCGTCGTCGACCTCGGGGCGGCACTCAGTGGGGTGGAGGCCCGCGCCGTCGCTGCCAGTGTGGAGGCGGGGGAGACCCTGACACAGGCGCTTGGGGCCGTGGAGGCCTCGCATCGGCGTCGAGTGCGGGAGCTGATGGGGAGGGCCGGGCTGGGCACGTTGGAGCGGGAGCGGACCGTGGCAGTGCTGCGCGCCATCGAGGGTGCACTGGCACGCCCTACCTCTGTCGCCCCGGTGTGGACGGTTCCCGGCGGGGCCGGAGCCCTTGGGGTGACCGGGCACCTGACCGGGCTCATCCACGAGCTGGTGACGCGGGCGTACAGCTCGGTTACCTGCTCCACCTACAACATTGCGCGTTCCTCGGCGTTGTGGGAGGCACTGAAGGAGGTGGCAACGCGGCCCGAGGTGAGTGTGCGGCTATACCTGGACACCGACGTCGCCGACGCCGAGCCCAAGCCCTGGGCGCCCACCACCGCGCAGGTCGCTCGTGAACTCAGGGGTGCCATTGTGATGCGTACGCGGGCCGGTGAGGACGGGAAGCGGCCGCGCAATCACGCCAAGTTCGTGGTGGTGGATCACCAGATCGTGGTGGTCACGAGCGCGAATGTGTCCCGCAGTGCGGAGGAACAGAACGTCGAACTCGGGCTGCGCCTGGACGAGCCGCTGCTCGCCCGCGCCATCGAGGACCAGATGCGCGCCCTGGAGCCGCAGGTGTATGAACGGGTGGGCGGTTAA
- a CDS encoding transposase family protein produces MNASTKLDRHQLQDLCAILHNQGDLPVAGSRVLGLYQRIKLTVMALRHNTSQELLAEFFDISQPTASRIISSYTALIADALGRGVPTVEDIDPTQTLIIDGTVLKTWDWKGVPGLFSGKYRTTGLNVQVACTPSGAIAWVGDPLPGATHDAAALRASGLLDVPPHHLPDGATAALHIGDKGYIGLGMITPVKKQPGGPLPEADRAYNTSINRIRYVVERAIANLKTWRTLHTGYRRPIQTFPQTITATLALIFTYTP; encoded by the coding sequence ATGAATGCTAGCACGAAGCTCGACCGCCACCAGCTTCAGGACCTGTGCGCCATCTTGCACAACCAGGGGGACCTGCCGGTGGCCGGCTCCCGGGTCCTGGGCCTGTACCAGCGCATCAAGCTGACCGTGATGGCCCTGCGGCACAACACCAGCCAGGAGCTGCTGGCCGAGTTCTTCGACATCTCCCAGCCCACCGCCTCCCGCATCATCAGCTCCTACACCGCTCTCATTGCCGATGCCCTGGGACGGGGCGTGCCCACAGTGGAGGACATCGACCCCACTCAAACCCTGATCATTGACGGCACCGTGCTGAAAACCTGGGACTGGAAGGGCGTGCCGGGCTTGTTCTCGGGCAAGTACCGCACCACCGGGCTGAACGTGCAGGTGGCCTGCACCCCCTCCGGGGCGATCGCCTGGGTGGGCGACCCGCTGCCCGGCGCCACGCATGACGCCGCCGCACTGCGCGCCAGCGGCCTACTGGACGTCCCGCCCCACCACCTGCCCGACGGCGCCACTGCCGCCCTCCATATCGGAGACAAGGGCTATATCGGGCTGGGCATGATCACCCCGGTCAAAAAGCAGCCCGGAGGGCCCCTGCCAGAGGCCGACAGGGCCTACAACACCTCCATCAACCGCATCCGCTACGTAGTAGAAAGAGCCATCGCCAACCTCAAGACCTGGCGCACCCTGCACACCGGCTACCGCCGCCCCATACAAACCTTCCCACAAACCATCACCGCCACACTCGCACTCATATTCACATACACCCCATGA
- a CDS encoding ISAs1 family transposase: protein MRGAKPKNNNSGDGDDGGGDGGGDGGGGVPHLLAALDQGTGAVLAQQRVEDKTSEIPALKQLLAPHDLTGAVITADALHTQTSTAESITSHGADYLLTVKNNQPSLKAKLKALPWKDVPAVSGVDCSHGRRVRRTIKAVATPAWVDFPGASQVLQVRHTRTTHTRGKNSKRSTKVVYLICSIPPEQAPPEQVAAWIQGHWAIENRVHWVRDVTYDEDRHQLRTGSGPQVMATLRNLAISLIRTMRVIHGVYVNMSASVAVMVCGKVCMGRR from the coding sequence ATGCGCGGCGCCAAACCCAAGAACAACAACAGCGGAGACGGTGATGATGGCGGCGGTGATGGTGGCGGTGATGGCGGCGGTGGGGTGCCGCACCTGCTGGCGGCCCTTGACCAGGGCACCGGGGCGGTGCTCGCCCAGCAGCGCGTAGAAGACAAGACCAGCGAGATACCCGCCCTGAAACAGCTGCTGGCACCCCACGACCTTACCGGCGCGGTCATCACCGCCGACGCCCTGCACACCCAGACCAGCACCGCCGAGTCGATCACCTCCCACGGCGCCGACTACCTACTGACGGTCAAGAACAACCAGCCCAGCCTCAAAGCCAAGCTCAAGGCGCTGCCCTGGAAGGACGTCCCCGCCGTGTCGGGGGTTGACTGCTCTCATGGGCGGCGGGTGCGCCGCACCATCAAAGCCGTGGCAACCCCGGCGTGGGTCGACTTCCCCGGCGCCTCACAGGTGCTTCAGGTGCGTCACACCCGCACCACCCACACCCGCGGTAAGAACAGCAAGCGCAGCACCAAGGTCGTCTACCTCATCTGCTCCATACCGCCCGAGCAGGCCCCGCCCGAGCAAGTCGCCGCCTGGATACAAGGCCACTGGGCGATAGAAAACCGTGTTCACTGGGTACGGGACGTGACCTATGACGAGGACCGCCACCAGCTGCGCACCGGCTCCGGGCCGCAGGTGATGGCCACCCTGCGGAACCTGGCCATAAGCCTGATCCGCACCATGAGGGTTATTCATGGGGTGTATGTGAATATGAGTGCGAGTGTGGCGGTGATGGTTTGTGGGAAGGTTTGTATGGGGCGGCGGTAG